One genomic region from Equus asinus isolate D_3611 breed Donkey chromosome 8, EquAss-T2T_v2, whole genome shotgun sequence encodes:
- the SAYSD1 gene encoding SAYSvFN domain-containing protein 1, with the protein MEQRLAEFREARKRAGQAAEPSPSRQSAQTSGEKAEAAATPRAASGWLKRFLGWKPRPASAQTQPSVAQEAAQPGSSTSQPPRNTAIPLPSPRDQSILTNITFLKVLLWLVLLGLFVELEFGLAYFVLSLFYWMYVGTRGPGEKKAGEKSAYSVFNPGCEAIQGTLTAEQFERELQFRPLEGR; encoded by the exons ATGGAACAGCGGTTAGCTGAGTTCCGGGAGGCCCGCAAACGGGCCGGGCAGGCGGCCGAACCCAGCCCTTCGAGGCAGAGCGCACAAACCTCGGGAGAGAAGGCGGAAGCAGCTGCGACTCCAAGGGCAGCCTCAGGCTGGCTAAAACGGTTTCTGGGGTGGAAACCGAGGCCCGCGAGTGCCCAGACCCAGCCCAGCGTCGCTCAG GAAGCCGCTCAGCCTGGGAGCAGCACATCACAGCCACCACGGAATACAGCCATTCCTCTGCCATCACCACGGGACCAGTCTATCCTGACCAACATCACCTTCTTGAAGGTTCTTCTCTGGCTGGTCCTGCTCGGACTGTTTGTGGAACTGGAATTTGGCTTGGCTTATTTTGTCCTGTCTTTGTTCTACTGGATGTACGTTGGGACACGAGGCCcgggagagaagaaggcaggagagaagagCGCCTACTCTGTGTTCAACCCGGGCTGCGAGGCCATCCAGGGCACTCTGACTGCGGAGCAGTTTGAGCGCGAGCTACAGTTTCGACCCCTGGAGGGGAGATAG